In the genome of Nocardioides seonyuensis, one region contains:
- the hpt gene encoding hypoxanthine phosphoribosyltransferase, with product MDSSHVEHDLVNVLFTEAQIHDRLGEMAQQISADYEGHDLLMVGVLRGAVMVMADLSRAMPGHLEMDWMAVTSYGSGTKSSGVVRILKDLDTDISGRHVLIVDEIIDTGLTLSWLVNNLSSRRPASVEIATLLRKPEALQMPVEPKYVGWDIPNEFVVGYGLDYKERYRNLRDIGTLAPHVYS from the coding sequence ATGGACTCGTCCCACGTGGAGCACGACCTCGTCAACGTCCTGTTCACCGAGGCGCAGATCCACGATCGGCTCGGTGAGATGGCCCAGCAGATCAGCGCCGACTACGAGGGCCACGACCTGTTGATGGTCGGCGTGCTGCGTGGTGCGGTGATGGTCATGGCCGACCTCTCCCGGGCGATGCCCGGCCACCTCGAGATGGACTGGATGGCGGTGACGTCCTACGGGTCCGGCACCAAGTCCAGCGGGGTCGTGCGCATCCTCAAGGACCTCGACACCGACATCTCCGGTCGCCACGTGCTCATCGTCGACGAGATCATCGACACCGGCCTCACCCTGAGCTGGCTGGTCAACAACCTCAGCAGCCGCCGGCCGGCCAGCGTCGAGATCGCGACCCTGCTCCGCAAGCCCGAGGCGCTGCAGATGCCGGTGGAGCCCAAGTACGTCGGATGGGACATCCCCAACGAGTTCGTCGTCGGCTACGGCCTCGACTACAAGGAGCGCTACCGCAACCTGCGAGACATCGGGACGCTGGCCCCCCACGTCTACTCCTGA